One genomic region from Epinephelus fuscoguttatus linkage group LG8, E.fuscoguttatus.final_Chr_v1 encodes:
- the LOC125893935 gene encoding cocaine- and amphetamine-regulated transcript protein-like yields the protein MNTPASIFIVLLSLLLLLLASSGETGSRWTDETERKSEDSRELLLVLQNVLEKLQNRKSSNLNRRQSRLPTCEARASCSVKKGPRFGQLCDCPPGSRCHLFFLRCL from the exons ATGAACACACCAGCCTCCATCTTCATCGTCctgctgtctctcctcctcctcctcctcgcgtCCTCGGGTGAGACAGGAAGTCGGTGGACAgatgaaacagagagaaagtcaGAGGACAGCAGAGAGCTG ctgctCGTCCTTCAGAACGTTCTGGAGAAACTTCAGAACAGGAAGTCGTCGAATTTGAACAGAAGACAGAGCCGCCTGCCCACC tgtgagGCCAGGGCGTCCTGCTCGGTGAAGAAAGGTCCTCGCTTCGGTCAGCTGTGCGACTGTCCTCCAGGCTCCAGGTGTCACCTCTTCTTCCTCAGGTGTTTGTGA